TGCACTGACACCACACCCGCAAAACGACCCAAGATGAAGAAGGTAGTGGAAATGCTCCAAGAAATAAGGCAAAATTGATCCACAATTATCTTATCTGCTTTCTCAGCCATTTAAGACGGGAATATATCCATATTGAGGCTTGGATATGTATGTCCCAACCTACTCCATTTTGAGTAATTCATTTATCTAAACAAGTGGGCAAAGGGGGTGGCAGGAGGGCGGCTCAAACAAGAACAACCTACCTTAAGATGCCTTCGATTGTAATATCCAAAGTTTTTGGTTTCCGAACTTGTTAGatatgattttcttttctttaacggAGTTTCACTCGTATACTAAATTATCAAAATCAACATCCTCTGATTGTCGCATTGCAATATGCTCTCTGTCAAAATACCAAACAGTTGAGACATAATGCAGGGAGTGACTTAAGTTCGGATCAAACCAACTCGAAAGTGTTGTACAActtaatattataaacaattaaaGTAATAAACAACCCAGCCGTTGGGTTGTCCACCTCGATCTACTCAGACAACTACAATTTGTGTCCAAACACAAATGGGAGAGTTGTAACTGATGATAGATGAGAATCCGAAACAACCCATTTATATTCATTCATTGACTATATATTTAGGAGTGATCCCACATACCTTCATTAATGCAAACCAAACTGCAAATGATTTTTTCCAGTAAACACACTCCAAGCATTTGATTATACGAGGCCGAAGGTCATTATTTATTTGCCTTGCAATATAAATGGAAGTAATCAGCCTTCTGTTAGAGAGCAATTTACACCATTAAAATTTGTTTTGTCAATGAAACATGGAATGCCAAAACAAAAGTTTGGTACTGCTTTGCAGATGTTTATTGAGATCTAGTACGATTGACATCATCTGGTCGATCTGACCGAATTTTGACCTTTAGAAAGAGTACAGACATATTTAGGAACCAAGAGCTACTCTTAAATGCAAAGCCGGATTAACCCAAGTCTAATACAACAATTTCTTCACAGCGAATGTAAAATCAAACTGACACTTCGACTAAAATACAAGCAAATATTACGTCATTCAGAACCCGACTTAACAATGAAATTCTGGCGGCTGATGGGATTCATCACCACAGGTGGACCGGCAGTGCGTGGCCATGCCTGAAATTTCTTGTCAGTTTCTTCCCACCATTCCTTGTTGGAAACAGTGTGGGGTGTAGTCCCTGAGTTAGAGCAGAAAGCAATCATTAAAACCCTGGAAATGAAATAGCCAATAACAAAATCTGCAAAAAGTAAACAGCCTACCTCCAAAAATCTTCTCATCAGCAACAAGTTTATCAATTACATAAGCAACAGCAAATGATGCCACAACAGAACCAATAATATATTTTGCTGCCATTTTCAAGCTGCGATGGTAAGACAAGAAGCTGTGAAAAGAATGAGTCAAAGTTGCAACTTGCAACTGTTGTATGTAACAAAACTTATTGCTCAATACTGTAGTCCTAGTTTAATGCCTTTAGACTAAAATTTAAGTAGCAACAAACAATTGACTAGCTTACCCAAGTTTTCCTATGCATATAACTGAATGATAAAAGGTTTTAACACCCCAAAAATATAGAACCACCAAATTTATGAAAGATAACTAGTCACAGCATTATTTGACCGATAAACAGAGCCATTGGGATCAACTGTAAAATGTGACAACTAGGTCTCTCAAACATATTAATTGTGATCTTTTATATCTAATTCCACATATCATACACAGCTATAGCAACCAACCTCTAATCACAACTTACGAAATAGCAAATCTCAAGTTCAGAAAGGGCACTATGATATATGGTGAGGTGAACTACAAGACCTccaattaattattcaatttatagTTAATTTCAACAAGTTTTTATTCAGAAGAAAAAATCAAAGTATTAGGTTGGATCCTTGCAAAGATAGTCAAGTTACCCCGTAAAGGAGCAGACAGGCAGCAACCTCTACCAGCTTTCAGAAGCATGCTAGGTTAGGTGCTTAAGTAGGCATTATTATAAAGAATTTTATCACTTCAGATAGTGGGATTTGAGTAgtcatttttagttaatttttccCCTTTAAATCACCATTTCACATGTCTTTTAAGTTGAAGTTGCAGAATATTTTCTGAGTATTAGTAAATCTCATTTGCTAGAAATTTAAAGTTTCTAACATAGTTCGCTCAGATGGTTTCCAAGTTTAAGTTACGTCATCCATGGTAGTCCTCATCGAAATAGGAGTGTTGGCTCTTATCAGATTAGGAGCTTTATAGAATCTATTATAAAACAATTTCTATTGCTCTCCACATTGTATGATCCAATCAATTCTAACAGTGAAACTCACTTCTACATGAAACCCTAATTACCTAACCGAACCTTTAGCAATCCCATTCCTGCTCCCTTTTTTAAAGAGGAACCAAAACAagaaacccaaaaagaaaaatcGAACTTCCAAAATGAAATTCAGAACACGAACAATCAATTAGACCCAAAATACTTCTCTTCTGGCCTTATTCGATCCAATCTGAATCACATCCATGCTAAcccaaaacataaaaagaaaatcctTTACCCAAAATCAATAATAATACCAAGAAAGcaatcatttctttttttttaaataaaaaactcaaaatgaatTAAACAAAGCCGAATAAAACCGAAGCATCATCAAAGACGTGAAATCAAAcccacaaatctaaaataaaagcgAATAAAGTGTTTCATAGCCGTTACGAGAAGGGATGGAACAAACCGGGACTGCTGGTCGGGGATCAAGGAGATGCAGAAAAGTCGAGGTAAAGAAAACGGATCGGCCAGAAGGAACACCAATTTCGGTAAGCAATAGCTGAATACACGGAGGTCTAATTTATACCATTTAGATCCAAGGGCTACATTCTTTTCTTTCAATCCGACGGTTCAAGAAGGTTCTAGCGAATTTAGTGGATAAAATTGgaataataatttaaggaaaatttcaccaaattcttttttaaagtaaaattaattataattttgaacataatatcaaatttaatttttaagttaaatttgataattaatttttcaaaaaagaaatgaattgatattttttaataaaaatattaattaaaatattaaatttttaaacatgaattcACGTTTACTTAATGttcattattttgaattattatgagctttttataattttttaaatatttttatatttttaaattacttatgtgaatataaaataaacaatgTCATATTAACATGAAGTGCATATGGATCGTTATACGAGTTATTATGCTaacatcattaaaaattaatatttcagtcaatatttttattaaataaaatcaatttggtttttttaaaattctaataatcaaatttaaataaaaaatgtgaatcaaattaataaaatatatcaacatttgacaactaaattattattattattcattttttatgaGAGCATAAAAGTTGCCAAGGGAAAAAaagttttttataattattattatcattatgtttgataaaaaaattaaggattatagatataaaaatttgttaataaaatatcaattaagtccCTCCATTTTGTACTTAATTACattgataattaaaattaagtaatagACCAATTAAATGGTAACAAGTGACAActcattaatatttcattttccaataaaaattatcaaaaagattaaaaaaatcataaaactattaaaaacttataaaatttataaaaaaatatttaaaaaatataaaaaaataaaaatatttaaaattttatatgaactTGTAAATTACTATTTCTATTATCCAACACTGATCTAATACCACTTATTTATTCTgattttataagtttaatttacaaAACGAGGAAGCAatgactttttataattttttaaaaaataatttatatttttttataacataacttatgaaatataagattcatagctaaaacaaaattaatagaattaaattatatgcgaagaattaataaaattaatcagTTGAATAATTTATATACAGCAAATCAGCAAAATTATCACTTTGCATTCATGTGACTTACGAACAGCAAGGTTATCTTCTATGAACACCAAATTCAGAAAATtaaaatagagggactaatttattaatttttgtaaagtaGAAAGATGTGATTCAGTTAGACCAAAATTGACTCAATACTCAAGCCCAATTCAAATCGAATTTACTCAATCTAACAAATAGGTTTCATTAATCAGAGTAACGAACAAGTTAATGAGATTAGTAGTGTAAGGCTTAGCCTACTTCCTACCTGTTTGTATGCATATGTATGCATATATCCAACATAACTGAAGGGGGAaaccaaagaaataaaataacaatggGAGGAGACTTGTTGAGTAAATTGCCATGGCTGAAACCTTTGTTGCGAACTAAATTTTACAGTTCATGTGAATGCAATAGTGCAAAACCGTGTAGTTTCTTTTGTAGGGATTGCATGGGATCTGCTTTCTGTGAAGATTGCTTATACCACCCTCATAAACATGTTGGCCATCAAAGTCTCCGAGTAAgtaatcttatttttttttttgttgttgatttAAGAAGAATGCTTATCATTATTGCATAACATGCATGGTATTAGCATTATATTtttgtggtttttttttaaaggtttacAAATCTTCAAGCAGAGTGGGACTTAGGGTTAAGAGCATAAGGAAATTAATGGACGTTTCAGATATCCAACCTTATACTTGCAATTCTTCAAAGCTGGTTTATATTAATAGAAAAGGAAGGAACGATCACGTAAATCGCATCAATGGTCGAAAAGTTGATAAATGTGACGTTTGTGGCCACGAACTTCAATGCTACAGTTCCAAGTTTTGTTCTATTGAATGCAAAGTGAGAAGAGAACCCTTTTCTGTTGAATTGTGAATGAATTTTCTAATTATGGGAAAAAAAACAACATTTGTTTTTGGTAATATTTTTATAGGTCCAGAGTGAGATAGAAGTGGAGGAAACAGAGGAGGAGGAGGTTGGTATTTCAATTTCAACAACTCGGCTTCTTCAAGTGGACCCTAAATCTTTTAGGAAAAGAATGAGAAAAGGGACGCCTCTAAGGTCTCCCTTCTTTTagaccctttttttcttttagattcTTTTAATGTGAAACCAGTCAAGATTTTAGGGCAAAGatatagaaatatttattttatagggTTTACtattgaaatcaaaataatttgtATCAATATACTCAATACTATGCACATCAAGTCCGAACATTTAGCTAAAATTTACAATCTTAATGTTTTTTGCTCATCTATACTCATAGGATTATTGTACAATTTTGATATGAATCACATTGGATATGAACAAGCAGATGAATTAATGTATTCCCATAAAAACTTGTAATTAACCTTAAAGTTTTAAGGTTACATGAAACAAACTAATTGAAAGTTGAAAAATCATTTGACCTGAAGTTGGGTTCTCAAGAGCAGCTTACCAGTTTCCATTTAATTTTGAggtataaaaaattcaagcaacACAAGATGACACAATTACATCTCCAGCAATATGCTGTTTACAATTTGCAGTCGAACCCTCTTAAGCTTTCGAAGTGCCACCGTGATCCCTTTCAACATGCTCTACAAGCGCAACTGGATCACGAAACCCTTTACTACACTTGGGGCAGACATCGATCGACATCTTAAAAACTCGAGATTGGTTGTTCCTTTCATGTACCTTCTCCACATGATCCACCAATGTTGTAACTGAGGCAAACTTCGCTCCACATTGTGGGCACTCCTCTACTTGCCCTGCATTCCCATTGCTGCTGCCGCTGCCGCTGCTGCTGCTCAGCC
This window of the Gossypium hirsutum isolate 1008001.06 chromosome A09, Gossypium_hirsutum_v2.1, whole genome shotgun sequence genome carries:
- the LOC107889402 gene encoding uncharacterized protein, with product MAAKYIIGSVVASFAVAYVIDKLVADEKIFGGTTPHTVSNKEWWEETDKKFQAWPRTAGPPVVMNPISRQNFIVKSGSE